From Eptesicus fuscus isolate TK198812 chromosome 13, DD_ASM_mEF_20220401, whole genome shotgun sequence, the proteins below share one genomic window:
- the SLC29A2 gene encoding equilibrative nucleoside transporter 2 isoform X2, whose translation MARGDIPQDSYHLVGVSFFILGLGTLLPWNFFITAIPYFQGRLAGANSTVVTWSANHTGPADTFNFNNWVTLLSQLPLLLFTLLNSFLYQCIPETVRILGSLLVILLLFALTAALVKVDMTPGPFFSITMASVWFINSFCAVLQGSLFGQLGTMPSTYSSLFLSGQGLAGIFAALAMLMSMASGVDAQTSALGYFITPCVGIFVSIVCYLSLPYMELARYYLARKPSLAQGQELETKAELLQSDEKNGIPNSPQKAALTLELDPEKEPELEPEEPQKPGKPSVFIVFRKIWLTALCLVLVFTVTLSVFPAITAMVTSSTSPGKWSQFFNPICCFLLFNIMDCLGRSLTSYFLWPDQDSRLLPLLVCLRVLFIPLFMLCHVPQRSRLPTLFPQDAYFITFMMVFAVSNGYLVSLTMCLAPRQVLPHEREVAGALMTFFLALGLSCGASLSFLFKALL comes from the exons TACTTCCAGGGGCGGCTGGCGGGGGCCAACAGCACCGTTGTGACCTGGAGCGCCAACCACACCGGCCCCGCAGACACCTTCAACTTCAACAACTGGGTGACGCTGCTGTCCCAGCTGCCCCTGCTGCTCTTCACGCTCCTCAACTCCTTCCTGTACCAGTG CATCCCTGAGACGGTGCGGATTctgggcagcctgctggtcaTCCTGCTGCTCTTTGCCCTGACGGCGGCGTTGGTCAAGGTGGACATGACACCCGGACCCTTCTTCTCCATCACCATGGCCTCTGTCTGGTTCATCAACT CCTTCTGCGCAGTTCTGCAGGGCAGCCTCTTTGGACAGCTGGGCACCATGCCTTCTACCTACAGCAGCCTCTTCCTCAGcggccagggcctggctgggatCTTCGCTGCTCTTGCCATGCTCATGTCCATGGCCA GTGGCGTGGATGCCCAGACCTCTGCCCTGGGGTACTTCATCACACCCTGCGTGGGCATCTTCGTGTCCATCGTGTGTTACCTGAGCCTGCCCTACATG GAGCTGGCCCGCTACTACCTGGCCAGGAAACCATCGCTGGCACAAGGTCAGGAGCTGGAGACTAAAGCTGAGCTCCTGCAGTCTG ATGAGAAGAACGGGATTCCCAACAGCCCTCAGAAGGCGGCCCTGACTCTGGAACTTGACCCTGAGAAGGAGCCAGAGCTGGAGCCGGAGGAACCCCAGAAGCCAGGAAAACCTTCAGTTTTCATTGTCTTCCGAAAG ATCTGGCTGACGGCGCTGTGCCTTGTGTTGGTCTTCACAGTCACCCTGTCTGTCTTCCCCGCCATCACAGCCATGGTGACCAGCTCCACCAGTCCCGGGAAGTGGA gtcAGTTCTTCAACCCCATCTGCTGCTTCCTTCTCTTCAACATCATGGACTGCCTGGGGCGGAGCCTGACCTCGTACTTCCTGTGG CCGGACCAGGACAGCcggctgctgcccctgctggtctGCCTGCGCGTCCTGTTCATTCCGCTCTTCATGCTGTGCCACGTGCCCCAGAGGTCCCGGCTGCCCACCCTCTTCCCACAGGACGCCTACTTCATCACCTTCATGATGGTCTTTGCTGTTTCCAACGGTTACCTGGTGTCCCTCACCATGTGCCTGGCGCCCAG GCAGGTGCTGCCACACGAGAGGGAGGTGGCCGGCGCCCTCATGACCTTCTTCCTGGCCCTGGGGCTGTCCTGCGgagcctccctctccttcctcttcaagGCGCTGCTCTGA
- the SLC29A2 gene encoding equilibrative nucleoside transporter 2 isoform X3: MARGDIPQDSYHLVGVSFFILGLGTLLPWNFFITAIPYFQGRLAGANSTVVTWSANHTGPADTFNFNNWVTLLSQLPLLLFTLLNSFLYQCIPETVRILGSLLVILLLFALTAALVKVDMTPGPFFSITMASVWFINSFCAVLQGSLFGQLGTMPSTYSSLFLSGQGLAGIFAALAMLMSMASGVDAQTSALGYFITPCVGIFVSIVCYLSLPYMELARYYLARKPSLAQGQELETKAELLQSDEKNGIPNSPQKAALTLELDPEKEPELEPEEPQKPGKPSVFIVFRKIWLTALCLVLVFTVTLSVFPAITAMVTSSTSPGKWSQFFNPICCFLLFNIMDCLGRSLTSYFLWDAYFITFMMVFAVSNGYLVSLTMCLAPRQVLPHEREVAGALMTFFLALGLSCGASLSFLFKALL, from the exons TACTTCCAGGGGCGGCTGGCGGGGGCCAACAGCACCGTTGTGACCTGGAGCGCCAACCACACCGGCCCCGCAGACACCTTCAACTTCAACAACTGGGTGACGCTGCTGTCCCAGCTGCCCCTGCTGCTCTTCACGCTCCTCAACTCCTTCCTGTACCAGTG CATCCCTGAGACGGTGCGGATTctgggcagcctgctggtcaTCCTGCTGCTCTTTGCCCTGACGGCGGCGTTGGTCAAGGTGGACATGACACCCGGACCCTTCTTCTCCATCACCATGGCCTCTGTCTGGTTCATCAACT CCTTCTGCGCAGTTCTGCAGGGCAGCCTCTTTGGACAGCTGGGCACCATGCCTTCTACCTACAGCAGCCTCTTCCTCAGcggccagggcctggctgggatCTTCGCTGCTCTTGCCATGCTCATGTCCATGGCCA GTGGCGTGGATGCCCAGACCTCTGCCCTGGGGTACTTCATCACACCCTGCGTGGGCATCTTCGTGTCCATCGTGTGTTACCTGAGCCTGCCCTACATG GAGCTGGCCCGCTACTACCTGGCCAGGAAACCATCGCTGGCACAAGGTCAGGAGCTGGAGACTAAAGCTGAGCTCCTGCAGTCTG ATGAGAAGAACGGGATTCCCAACAGCCCTCAGAAGGCGGCCCTGACTCTGGAACTTGACCCTGAGAAGGAGCCAGAGCTGGAGCCGGAGGAACCCCAGAAGCCAGGAAAACCTTCAGTTTTCATTGTCTTCCGAAAG ATCTGGCTGACGGCGCTGTGCCTTGTGTTGGTCTTCACAGTCACCCTGTCTGTCTTCCCCGCCATCACAGCCATGGTGACCAGCTCCACCAGTCCCGGGAAGTGGA gtcAGTTCTTCAACCCCATCTGCTGCTTCCTTCTCTTCAACATCATGGACTGCCTGGGGCGGAGCCTGACCTCGTACTTCCTGTGG GACGCCTACTTCATCACCTTCATGATGGTCTTTGCTGTTTCCAACGGTTACCTGGTGTCCCTCACCATGTGCCTGGCGCCCAG GCAGGTGCTGCCACACGAGAGGGAGGTGGCCGGCGCCCTCATGACCTTCTTCCTGGCCCTGGGGCTGTCCTGCGgagcctccctctccttcctcttcaagGCGCTGCTCTGA